The genomic interval CGCAGGCTGCTTCGCCCCCAACGTACGTAAAAAGTACCTGGAGTTGTGCCGCACGCTGTGGAAGCAATCGCATCCCGAGTCGGACGACCCTTTGGAAGCGGAATCGCAATCGCCTTTGGAAGAATCAACAACCAAAGAACCTCACGACTATCGCTGCAAGAAGTGCAACGGCTTGGTCGACCCGGCCGGCCAGTTGGAAGGATCACTAACGGTCTCGCTGTTGGCGGTCGCCCACTGGGTGGTGAAATGGCAGCAGACGCAAGCCGCATCGACTCAGGTTGTTCCCCATTGGCGACGGGCACTGGCTGCGGTGATCGGACAGCGGATATCGATGCCAAGCAAGAACGCATTCATCAATGGCATGCGATCTGGACTGATTCGTCCTGATGCTCATTGGTTGAGCTTGATCGAACAGGCGATCGAATTGGTGAGCGAAGAAGTAGAGTGGCCCGATGGCACCGTGAGACCTCCATGACATCGATAACGCACACTCAATCCTGCTCTATCGCACCCATTGGTTTACACTCGCAAACCGATCAGGCTCGCCAATTGTCAGTGCAGTCACATAACAATGATTTTGGCGTCAACTGGAATGTGAAACTGGCATATCGCGACTACTTCGTGTCGCCAAGATTGATCGTTTCGTCTTCCATCGAAGCGATCAAGAGAATGAAAACGCTTTGGTTACCCAAGTCACACTGGGCAGTCTCGGCAACCAGGTAAACCAGCAATCTCTCGCTGGTAACGCCCCAAAGAAAGAAGCCCTCACTCAACGTCTGCGCGCTGGTCGGAGGGTTCGGGATTTAAGAAGTGAACGCACAGACAATAGAAAGCCGCGGAGGCGGCGGAAGCGTAAAGCCTGGGACGTAAGTCCCAGGTCTCGTTCCGCAACGATCCCGATTGAGCCCCGAAGGTGGCGACAGATTGCGGGCGATATCGTGCCCTATCTGTCGCCGCTCCGCGGCTTTCGCAATCGGCAATGTGGCACCCCATGGGGCTAACGCCCCATGCTTTACGCTGCCGTCGCATCCGCGACTATCCACGACTCGGCTTTTAAACCCCCCTTCCCCTTAGTGCGATTCGCACCCATCGGTTTTCAAACACAAACCGACCAAGCTCCTCAATCGTCTATGCAATCGCATCACGATGACTTTGGCACCAAACAGCATGCTCAACAGCCTTGGCGAGACCATTTCGTGTCGCTCAGAGTGATCGCATCGACTGCAATCGAGCCAACCAAGAGCAAGAAACCGCGTTGCTTACCCAAGTCACACTGGGCAGTCTCGGCAACCAGGTAAACCAGCAAGCTCTACCTGGTACCACTCCAAAGAAAGAAACCCTCAATCAACGTCTGCGCGCTCGGAAGAGGGTTCGGGATTTAAGAAGTCAAGTTCGGTTGAATCCCGAATCCCGAGTCTGACCCCGGCGAAGCCTTTCCGGCACGTCCCGCGAAGCCAATTTGAAACTGTTTTGTGATCGCTACCGATGCATGCCCGGTCTGGTGCAAGTCATCCATACGTGGGGACAACGACTGAATCATCACTTTCATGTCCACACCGTGTTGACCGGCGGCGGCCTGTCCGTCAATGAAAAAGGCAAGGTCGATGCATCCTCCACCCAGTGGGTCGATGTCGACTTGGACGACGCGGAGACCCGCACCGAAGAGTTAGCAGCGGATTTCAAAACGCTGTTCTTAAAAGGGCTGCGAGGGCAATGGGAAAAAGGAGAATTGCGATTGCCGATAAACCTGGCGGACGAGTCGGCTTTGCAGTCCGTTTTGGCAATCGTGCAAAACAAAGACTGGATCGCCGACATCCAAGGCACACCGCCTGAGTATCGTGGGCAGAGTGAGAATCAACACGTCTTCGGCTACCTGGCCAAGTACGTGGCGGGGGTGGCGATTGGTGACGGGCGATTGATCCGTGTCAACGATGATGAGGTGGTGTTCGACGCGAAGGACTACCGCGACCAGTCGCGTGTGGAAGTATCGATGCCGCCAAAAGAGTTCTGCTACGCGTTCTCCAGACACATACTGCCGCATGGAATGCCACGCACCCGCTACGCGGGCTGCTTCGCCCCCAACGTGCGTAAAAAATACTTGGAGTTGTGCCGCACGCTGTGGAAGCAATCGCATCCCGAATTCGAAGACCCTTTGGAAGCGGATTCGCAATCGCCTTTGGAAGAATCAACAACCAAGGAACCTCACGACTATCGCTGTAAGAAGTGCAACGGCTTGGTCGACCCGTCCGGCCAGTTGGAAGGATCACTAACGGTCTCGCTGTTGGCGGTCGCCTACTGGGTAGTGACATGGCAGCAAACGCAAGCCGCATCGACTCAGGTTGTTCCGCATTGGCGACGGGCACTGGCTGCGGTGATCGGGCAGCGGATATCGATGCCAAGCAAGAACGCATTCATCAATGGCATGCGATCTGGACTGATTCAGCCTGATGCTCATTGGTTGAGCTTGATCGAACAGGCGATCGAATTGGTGAGCGAAGAAGTAGAGTGGCCCGAAGCAAGCGCGAGACCACCGTGACATCGAGTTCAAATTATCAATCTCGTCGTCCCGCACCCATTGGTTTTCAAACACAAACCGACCAAGTTCATCAATCGTCTGTGCAATCGCATCACGATGAATTTGGCACAAAACATCAAGTTCAACCGCCAAGGCGCGACCGTTTCGAGTCACTCAAAGTGATTGCATCGCCTGCAATCGAACCAACCAAGAGCAAGACACCGCGTTGCTTACCCAAGTCACACCGGGCAACCTCGGCAATCAGCTAAACCAGCAAAATCTAGCTGGCAGCGTCCCAAAGAAAGAAACCCTCACTCAACGTCTGCGCGCTCGCAGGAGGGTTCGGGATTTAAGAAGTGAACGTTTTGTAGCCTGCTACTGACTCGATTCAACCCCCGTCCCGTTTTCTTTCCTCGGGAACTGCTGCCGTTTTCTTTCCCTTCTTCCGAGAACGCGAATCGCG from Stieleria varia carries:
- a CDS encoding IS91 family transposase; translation: MKLFCDRYRCMPGLVQVIHTWGQRLNHHFHVHTVLTGGGLSVNEKGKVDASSTQWVDVDLDDAETRTEELAADFKTLFLKGLRGQWEKGELRLPINLADESALQSVLAIVQNKDWIADIQGTPPEYRGQSENQHVFGYLAKYVAGVAIGDGRLIRVNDDEVVFDAKDYRDQSRVEVSMPPKEFCYAFSRHILPHGMPRTRYAGCFAPNVRKKYLELCRTLWKQSHPEFEDPLEADSQSPLEESTTKEPHDYRCKKCNGLVDPSGQLEGSLTVSLLAVAYWVVTWQQTQAASTQVVPHWRRALAAVIGQRISMPSKNAFINGMRSGLIQPDAHWLSLIEQAIELVSEEVEWPEASARPP